The following coding sequences are from one Lolium rigidum isolate FL_2022 chromosome 6, APGP_CSIRO_Lrig_0.1, whole genome shotgun sequence window:
- the LOC124660870 gene encoding uncharacterized protein LOC124660870 — protein sequence MRAFAMKISGNKDKVQSVGTKSIASMLRRKPEDIVDERRSGRSQSSMESSTKTEAELHYVDMQWALFFYECGIPFNVASSRQFQIAIEASCQCGSGYNPPSPYKLREPLLRDCVNETKLLRAEHEAAWKQYGCTLMSDGWSDRRGRHLINFLVNSPAGTYFLESVDASIECQDARMIADLLEKRIEGVGKENVVQVVTDNGANYKAAGKILMERIPTLYWSPCACHCLDLMLEDIGKLKAYKKPIARGRRVTTFIYRHGRLLALMRKATGNEDLVRPAATRFATSCLALKSLVKHKQALRSLFTSREWVANKLAKTTAGLNVQDIVLSAEWWHAAEDCIRVTSPLLRVLRIADGDELPAMPEISALMTAAKDKIRQAFPQQNKQGLLKMVMTIIDKRWETQMDHPLYGAALFLNPGKYFSIKESGDDELVGELRSCFNDVLAKMVADVPTRNKIDAQVVLYEDKRQGFSNVMAIENMGKRNPLDWWSSYGGRAIDLQRFAKRIVSLCASSSGCERNWSAFEFIHTKKRNRLQHRILNDNVFVSYNRKNMDRFQKRREKIGDKSYDPLIIDDFDWGNEWVDPTMPPPQCARGCPDDISWELVDEAVGASSSLQGRNFPRGASATMGRGPSNANIQYQRQRKRPAPTRSYESDDQEDDQVQRSSEPNGEDDDSDYVEDDVDVTDDDEDPTSADQDDENQNATMDDFDDHF from the exons ATGAGAGCCTTTGCTATGAAAATCAGCGGCAATAAGGATAAGGTTCAATCTGTTGGAACCAAGTCAATTGCTTCAATGCTTAGGagaaaacctgaggatattgttgATGAAAGACGCTCCGGGCGTTCTCAAAGCAGCATGGAGTCAAGCACAAAAACGGAGGCAGAGTTGCACTATGTGGATATGCAGTGGGCATTGTTCTTCTATGAGTGTGGCATACCTTTCAATGTTGCAAGTTCTAGACAATTTCAAATTGCAATAGAAGCATCTTGTCAATGTGGCTCGGGTTACAACCCTCCTTCCCCTTACAAGCTGCGGGAGCCATTGCTTAGGGATTGTGTGAATGAAACAAAACTCTTGAGAGCGGAGCACGAGGCAGCATGGAAGCAATATGGCTGCACACTAATGTCAGATGGATGGTCGGATAGAAGGGGACGCCACTTAATCAACTTTCTTGTAAACAGCCCAGCGGGAACTTACTTCTTGGAGTCGGTTGATGCATCAATTGAATGCCAAGATGCTCGGATGATAGCAGATTTGCTTGAGAAGAGAATTGAAGGTGTTGGAAAAGAGAATGTTGTGCAAGTTGTCACCGATAATGGTGCTAACTACAAGGCAGCGGGCAAGATTCTAATGGAGAGGATTCCTACACTTTATTGGAGTCCATGTGCATGCCATTGCCTGGACCTAATGTTGGAAGATATAGGGAAGCTAAAAGCATATAAGAAGCCAATTGCACGTGGTAGACGAGTCACTACTTTCATCTATAGGCATGGAAGACTTCTTGCTCTAATGAGGAAGGCAACCGGCAACGAGGATCTTGTGAGACCCGCAGCCACTCGCTTTGCCACATCATGTCTTGCTCTTAAGAGTTTGGTTAAGCACAAGCAAGCTTTGAGGAGTCTATTTACAAGTAGGGAGTGGGTTGCAAACAAATTGGCCAAAACTACAGCCGGTTTGAATGTGCAAGACATTGTTCTTTCAGCGGAATGGTGGCATGCAGCTGAGGACTGCATTAGAGTTACAAGTCCACTACTTCGAGTGCTTAGGATTGCAGATGGTGATGAGCTTCCTGCCATGCCAGAAATTTCTGCACTAATGACGGCTGCAAAGGATAAGATAagacaagcttttcctcaacaaaaCAAGCAAGGTTTGCTCAAGATGGTCATGACCATTATTGACAAACGTTGGGAGACTCAAATGGATCATCCATTGTATGGGGCTGCTTTGTTTTTGAACCCTGGAAAATACTTCTCTATTAAAGAGAGTGGTGATGATGAACTTGTAGGTGAGCTAAGAAGTTGTTTCAATGATGTCCTTGCAAAAATGGTAGCTGATGTGCCCACTCGAAACAAGATTGATGCACAAGTCGTTCTCTATGAGGACAAGCGACAAGGTTTTTCTAATGTGATGGCCATCGAAAACATGGGCAAAAGAAACCCTC TTGATTGGTGGAGTTCATATGGTGGTCGAGCCATTGACCTACAAAGGTTTGCAAAGAGGATTGTTAGTCTTTGTGCATCATCATCCGGTTGTGAGAGGAATTGGAGTGCATTTGAATTT ATCCATACCAAGAAAAGGAATCGGTTACAACACCGAATCTTGAATGACAATGTTTTTGTTTCATACAACCGGAAGAACATGGATAGGTTTCAAAAGAGGCGTGAGAAGATTGGTGACAAAAGCTATGACCCTCTAATCATTGATGATTTTGATTGGGGCAATGAGTGGGTTGACCCAACAATGCCTCCACCCCAATGTGCTAGAGGGTGTCCCGATGACATTTCATGGGAGCTTGTTGATGAGGCTGTTGGTGCCAGTTCATCGCTGCAAGGCCGCAATTTTCCTAGAGGTGCAAGTGCAACCATGGGAAGGGGTCCCTCAAATGCCAACATCCAGTACCAAAGGCAGCGCAAAAGGCCTGCTCCAACACGATCATATGAGTCAGATGATCAAGAAGATGACCAGGTACAACGCTCAAGTGAGCCCAATGGAGAGGATGATGATTCCGACTATGTTGAAGATGATGTGGATGTgaccgatgatgatgaagacccaACTAGTGCTGACCAAGATGATGAGAACCAAAATGCTACCATGGATGACTTCGATGATCACTTTTGA